In Cyprinus carpio isolate SPL01 unplaced genomic scaffold, ASM1834038v1 S000006714, whole genome shotgun sequence, one DNA window encodes the following:
- the irx4a gene encoding iroquois-class homeodomain protein IRX-4a, with protein sequence MSYPQFGYPYSSAPQFLMTTNSLTSCCESSTRSISDSSAQTPVYCPVYESRLLATARHELSSAAALGVYGSPYTGGQGYGNYVTYGADASAFYSLGTFDAKDGSASAHAGITQAAAYYPYDPTLGQYQYDRYGSMEGGSRRKNATRETTSTLKAWLQEHRKNPYPTKGEKIMLAIITKMTLTQVSTWFANARRRLKKENKMTWPPRNKGSDDKKYDDDDEDGSQEEQIKSETNDDESKSREDKELQLSDLDDFDTIESESSECELKHRFHMNAHMATTDDRLKEASPKLSIPGLLEAERDLTKSCLKSTAEDCEHELRHSKACFQQQGHPLLDSKPRIWSLAQTATSLNPTEFSSCMLRCQPSPSASSPVSGLERQQDSPVTTLRNWVDGVFHDPLFRHSSLNQAQTNTTVSWTTSTKGSILETGALGRSVGNNHNNVIKTQQQEASKDSMTFPKGVNKIFCS encoded by the exons ATGTCCTATCCTCAGTTCGGATATCCTTACTCTTCTGCACCTCAG TTCCTCATGACCACCAACTCCCTGACATCTTGCTGCGAGTCGAGCACCAGATCCATCTCGGATTCGTCCGCGCAGACGCCCGTTTACTGTCCGGTGTACGAGAGCAGACTGCTGGCCACCGCCAGACACGAGCTGAGCTCCGCCGCCGCGCTGGGAGTCTACGGGAGCCCCTACACCGGCGGCCAGGGCTACGGGAACTATGTCACCTACGGCGCGGACGCGTCCGCTTTCTACTCTTTG GGAACGTTTGATGCCAAAGATGGAAGTGCGTCTGCGCATGCGGGTATAACACAGGCTGCCGCGTATTACCCTTACGATCCCACCCTGGGACAGTACCAGTATGACAG ATACGGATCTATGGAGGGAGGAAGCAGAAGGAAGAACGCCACGCGTGAGACGACGAGCACGTTAAAAGCGTGGCTCCAGGAGCACAGGAAGAACCCCTACCCCACCAAAGGAGAGAAGATCATGCTGGCCATCATCACCAAGATGACCCTGACGCAGGTGTCCACCTGGTTCGCCAACGCCAGAAGAAGACTCAAGAAGGAGAACAAGATGACATGGCCACCGAGAAACAAGGGCTCAGATGATAAGaagtatgatgatgatgatgaggatggcTCGCAGGAAGAGCAAATCAAGAGTGAAACCAACGATGACG AGAGCAAAAGTCGAGAGGACAAGGAGCTCCAGCTGAGTGACTTGGACGACTTCGACACCATCGAGTCTGAGAGCTCCGAGTGTGAACTCAAGCACCGCTTCCACATGAACGCGCACATGGCCACCACCGACGACCGCCTCAAAGAAGCGTCTCCAAAGCTCTCCATCCCCGGTCTGCTCGAAGCCGAGCGCGATCTCACCAAAAGCTGCTTGAAGAGCACCGCGGAAGACTGCGAGCACGAGCTTCGGCACAGCAAAGCGTGCTTTCAGCAGCAGGGCCATCCGTTACTGGACAGCAAACCCCGCATCTGGTCTCTGGCCCAGACCGCGACCTCGTTGAACCCAACAGAGTTCTCTTCATGTATGCTTCGCTGTCAGCCATCGCCCTCCGCCTCCTCACCTGTCAGCGGCCTGGAGAGACAGCAGGACTCACCTGTCACGACTCTCAGAAACTGGGTAGATGGAGTTTTTCACGACCCCTTGTTTAGACACAGCTCATTGAACCAAGCACAGACGAACACTACGGTTTCTTGGACCACCTCGACCAAAGGGTCGATCTTAGAGACTGGAGCCCTTGGACGCTCCGTAGGGAACAACCACAACAACGTGATAAAAACACAGCAGCAAGAGGCCAGCAAGGACAGTATGACATTTCCAAAGGGGGTGAATAAAATATTCTGTTCCTAG